In Gossypium arboreum isolate Shixiya-1 chromosome 6, ASM2569848v2, whole genome shotgun sequence, the following are encoded in one genomic region:
- the LOC128293773 gene encoding uncharacterized mitochondrial protein AtMg00810-like: MAQSEKSSSISDYEKVDEREYRSVIGCLLYLTATRPDLMHAIGLLARFMHCSNMVHFKVAKRVLRYIKGTLRLGVLFKKEKAVERQKINQAIWLRKLLCDLNEEQLDATEILVDNQSAVAIAKNPYFMERPSISKSSSILFEKLSNPEKLA, from the exons ATGGCTCAAAGTGAGAAGTCATCAAGCATTAGTGATTATGAAAAGGTTGATGAAAGGGAGTATAGGAGCGTAATTGGCTGTTTACTCTATTTGACAGCAACTAGACCGGACTTGATGCATGCGATCGGTTTATTGGCTAGATTCATGCATTGCTCGAATATGGTGCATTTCAAAGTCGCTAAAAGAGTGTTGAGATACATCAAGGGAACCTTGAGGCTTGGTGTATTGTTTAAGAAAGAAAAAGCAGTTGAA CGGCAGAAGAtaaatcaagccatttggcttagGAAGTTGCTATGTGATCTAAATGAAGAGCAACTTGATGCTACCGAGATCTTGGTTGACAACCAATCGGCGGTTGCAATAGCCAAGAATCCGTATTTCATGGAAAGACCAAGCATTTCAAAATCAAGTTCCATTTTATTCGAGAAGTTGAGCAATCCAGAGAAGTTAGCTTAG